The segment GCCAATTTCTGGCAAAGAGATAAGAGTGGTCATGGTTGTCCAAGACTAACCCACTGACTTAGCATGGATGGTCTAATCTATGTATTGCAGAGTGCATGGTTCCACATAATAGTTCTGCTGATTCACATGCCCCCAAGATTCTCGGGGTTGGAAGGGGGCATAAGGGTCATGAGTCCTACATTCCCTGTGAGGAAAAATCTCCCGCATGGCTCTCCTTCCACACGTTTACCCTTGAGGTGCGCACATGCTGCCTGGGTGGCCCATTCACGGCTGGATGGTTGACCCATTACCTGATGAGGCCTACCAATCAGAGTCTGCTCCCAGACAAACTGACACCCGGAGTGGATGGACAGTGGGACGTGAAGCCGAAAGGACTGTTTTGCCACTTGCCACAATGTGCAGGGGCTGGGACCACAAACATGCAGAACGCTTTTGGGGCAGACCCCACGGCTTAACAGAGAAAGCCTATGGGCAGGGAGAGAACAGAGCCGAGAGAGGGGAGGCGAAAGAGTAGGAGAGAGCCAGCCAGAGCCAGACAGACAGGCTGTTTCTCCTGCCAGCTTACCTGCATGTCCACATCACCCCTGTTTATCTAAGGAAAGTTGGGCCAGTCCCTCATAATCCTAAGAGCCCTAAGTCCAACACTGTCCAAACACAAAACACCACGTGCCCAGCAGCTCTGAACTCACCTTTGACAAGCAAGGCAGCCCCTTTCTTTTTTGCACAATCACCCAGATGGCATCAGAACCCATTATCTTTCCACTTCGATGTACCAAgaaagggggtggggaaaggatgAAATCAATTTCCTTAACCTTTATTACTGAGAACTTTGCCTCTGCCCGAAAAATGTGCAGGGAGGGGCTAAGCATTAAATCAATGTCAGGGCTAGGGGGTGGAGGGTGCAGACACGCCCAGTAATGATGATTCCCCGTCGTTCTCCAGCAGGCACGCACACTCAGGGTGACAACGATGAATGCTCGCACACAGGTCCCTGACACAGAGCTGGGATCTGGGCTCCCGGAAAGGTGCAGGGGTGTCTGAAGTGCTGCTTTCATGGAATGCCCCAATTCCAGAAAAatagggagaggggagaggcccTCTCTGCTACCTGGTAAGAAATACATTGTACAGAAAGGAAGTGGGGCTAGAGAAAGCCTTGCTATCTTAACCCATCAGACTGGGAAATGATGCATCGATGTACAACTTCTTATACAGATAAGGGATGATTCACGATTGTTCCACCATAGTCACTTCCTAAGAAATTTCCATCTCACTGTGGAGTCATGTAGGGGAACTGCCAAGAAGCCAGGGCTGAAACCGAGAGCTGACTTCGGTTCTTGGCTGCAAAGCAGAACAGCTGGATGATCTGGGGCCACTTTACCTGCCCAATCGGATTCTCTCTCCAGACTCCACTAGGACATCATAGTATAGTCTTAATTATGAcagcattttctattttccaaagtgctttccTGTACATTATTCTATTTGATTCTTGCAATAAACAACACTTCTTTATTAATTCACTCAGGAACTCTTTATTGAGCATCTAAGGTGTACCTGGCGAGACATGAGCGCTGCAGTCAGCAGGGAGCAAAACGCAATGCATTCCCGGTCCACAGCAAGCTGTCAAACCAGAAGGCAAAAGCCACCAGCTATACAGTCATGGAGATCAACAGGACGCTGCAGGCAGCTGTCCTCATGAGGACAGCAGGATGACCTCTCTTGTATTTAGGACAAGGACTTGGGCACAGATGATGCTCCAAGGGACCCCTTCAGGGGCTGAGTCTGAGGGGTCCATGAAGGAAGGTTCCCCTGGCTGGAAGATGCTGTTGCAGGAGAGAACTTGATGCTCCCAGGAaacctctctgctcccctcctcccactgctaAAGAATTTTGGGGATTGCAAGGTGCAGGGAGCATCCTGACTCACATCACAGAGCAAAGCCCAAGAGATGCTTCCAGGCAGCCGAAGGGCTCACCCCTCATCtagaaccaaaacaaaacccaataGGGTCAGGCAAGAGGTCTCAGGGGGGGTCATGAAACACCCAAAACTTTTCTTTCGAACTCAAGGAGGGCAGGACTCTTAGCCAGGTGGCAGGCCCCCACTGTCCTGGGCACGGCTCCTTGAAGAATTCTTGCAGATCCATGTGccctttgttttattgttttgttttggctttttccCCTGACTCCTGCTCTTTGCATCTCTCTGCTATTTTCCGTCCCCTTCTCTTAGCGAATTTTCTCATTcgttcccctccccctcctttttaATTAGCTCCCCTTCTACTTCTCTGAATATTTCTCCTTTGCTCCCCCAAGTCCCAGAAGTCCTCCCCAGTGCCTCCATCCCATCCTCCCCTGTGCTGTGGGCAGGGTCCCGGCACTGGAGAGGTCCACCACCCACACAGGTAGCTCACTTTTATGGGGCACTTACTATCTACCAAGTACAGTTTTAAGGGTTGGACATGTAGGAATTCACTTAATCATAACAACCTTGGGGAAGGGACAGTAATGAGACCCattttcacaggtgaggaaactgaggccgggagCTAGGAAGCTTGGGGATTCAGTAACCAGCCTAAGCTCACACATCCAGTGAGTGGCAgtgcaggatctgaaccaggaagtCTGGTCCAGCGGCCCTGGCCTGAAGCATAGGCTGCATCATCCTTCTGGTGAATGAAGGGCCAAGGAGCTCTCTCCCTTTGCATTGCAAAAGGCTGCCTTCTCCAAGCTGGAAGAATTAACTGACCCCTAGGCCAAGCTGTGCCTCTTCCCTTTAGGATTcctcagaaaagttgcaaaaaagtCCCAATAAGGGGATAAGAGCTgtaaaatcagattgtttttaatGCCTCTTAAGCCTTGTGTCCAGCATTTAGCCTCTAAGACCGGCATTCTGCCACCGAGCAAGATGTCTCCCCCGCCCCGATTTTCTTATAAAGGAGGAAGGGCAAAAATGCCGCAAACCTGGCCCCCAAAGGGGGTCCCGCTGTCCGAAGCCCCAGTCTCAGGCCGCCTGGGGGGCGGCCCCTGCCTGGGTCCCGGCGCCAAGCGCTCGCCCTGCTCTGGACCGCGCTGCAGCCTCCGCATCCGGGAGGCACTCGGCGGAGGGCGGGGGCCGGGCCGCGGGGGCCGCTCTGCGCCTCGGAACCGGGCCCGGTTCGGGCCTCAGCAGCGCCCCAGCGCACCgcgctcctcccctcccctccccaatccCACCTCGGGTCCCGCGCCCTTAGAGGAAGTCGGTGGCTCGGCCCAGTCGCCAGCAGGGGGATCGGCCCCTTCTCGCTGCTGTGCACCCGACTCGGGCTGTTCTGGGCACCGCCACGTCCTCTCGGTGGGCGCCGGTCGCCTCCTCCCGGGGCTGACCCCACGGGCCTCAGGGCCACCAGGCCACTCTTCCTTAAGCCTCGCCAGCTTGTGGGCGGCGGCCTGGGCGCGATGTGTCACAGAGCTGTCCCCGCAGAGCGCCTCTCGGGGCGGCAGGCCGGTCCCCGCGCTGCCTCCGGCGTCTCCGCGGCTGGGCCTCCGCCGAGCCGGCTGCGGTCCACGTGGCTCCGGAGGAAGCCCCGAGCGAGCGGAGAGCCGAGCGGCGCCCGGGTGGGAGGGGGCCGGCGGGGCGGAGAGCCGCGGCGCCGAGGGCGGGCGCGGGGCGGAGGAAGGGGAGGGCCTGCGCGGCGGAGGCGCCCGCCCCGCTCCGGCGCGCCCCGGCTCCCGGCCCCGGGCGGCCTGGGAAGGCGGCTCCTCCCCGGCCGGCCCACCTCCCCCGCCCGTTACACCCGGGGGAAGGTGTTCCCGAGGCCGCTCCCATCCTCACCCCGCCTCCCCGCTTCCCCGGCTCCAGCCTCCGCCGGCGGAGCTCCACTATGCCAGACAGTTTCGACACTTTGCAAAGACAAagaccagagggaggaggaagaggaggacgaggaggaagaggaggaggagagagcgaAGGAAGAGGTTATGTGAGCTGGGAAGAAGGCGAGGGTTCGGGATACCCTCCTTGGATTCCCCTCCtaaccccctcctccccaagccccGGAAACTCCAGCGTGTCCCCGGCCGCGGTGAGTGAGCGCGCGGAGCCGGACGCTGCCCGGGGCGCGCGGGGGCTGCGTCCGCCGGAGTTGGGGCTCGGCAGTTTCGTGCGTGTTCTCCGAGCGGAGGGGTGACTGCCCGGCTGCGGGAACAGAAGTGGTGGGGAAGGGTCTAGGAGGGTGTGACAGTGGAAGTGGGACCGAAGCCCCCAGGCGCCAGGAGGAAGACACACGTAGGGAGACCTCTTCCCTAGCCACGGCGTCCCCGGGATctttgggagaggaaggaggtcGGGGAGGAGGCTCGGGCTCCAGGGAGGTCTCTGGCCGTTACTAGAAGAGCAGCCCGGAGCTCAGCGGGGAGCCTGCGCTTTTCCCGGGCAGCGGTCCTCAGGGTGGCCCCAGTGACATTGCACCCGGCGCCGGGCTAGAGTCTCCCAGGTCGGGGCCGCTGGTGGGAGGAGACCCCACGCGGCGGCGGCGCTTGGGTGCTTTGGAGCGGGCTCGGGGTCACGGAGGCCGCCGGTGATCTGGGGGAGCGGCCGCGGGACAGTATCCGGACGGAGCCTCCAAATCCGGGGCGAGCAGGCGCGGATCCGCGAGGTGGCCATCACCCCCGGGGACGCCGCCGGCCCGCGTTGCTCGGGATGCGGTGGAGAAGTTGGCACCCCCGACGGGGCAGCTGGACGTGGCGTGGTGGGCAGTGAGGGACTCGGGTAGGCGAAGGGGAGCTTGGCGGGGTGGCACTGGTGGCAACTCGAAACTCTGAGTCCGCCCCAAACCCGTTAGGCGCCTCAGCTGCCGCGAAATAATCTGACAAAAGTTAGCAACTTGTCTGCGTCCCTCGGGTGGGTGACCCGGGCGGGCCAGGGGCAGCTCCTTCAGAGAGCGCAAGGGGGGGAGCGGTGACTCTGGGGCGGAGAGCCCGGTTTGGGGTACAGCTAGATTGGGGATCAGGACGGGACGCAACTTTCAGGTCCTTCTTTGCTAAGCGTGAGTGTGTTTGAGCGTGACCTTGTGGGCGGAAGCACGGCTGAACTCGAGGTGGGTGTTGAGGCTGTGCCCACGCTGGGCACAGATACGCCCGAGCGCGCCTTCGCCTTACCCCGCAGCCCGGCCTCTGGGGACGGGTGTCCGGATCCTCTGGGCTGTGTCTGTTGCCTGGAGCCTTGAGTCTCTTTTCCTTCCCACCTGAGGGTCCCAGCCTGCGCCTCCCGCGCGGCGAGCTGACACGTGCGCGCCCAGAAGTGCGCGAGTGGATGGGTGCTGGGTGGGCCACTGCGTGTCGCGGGCTCCGCGTGT is part of the Equus quagga isolate Etosha38 chromosome 16, UCLA_HA_Equagga_1.0, whole genome shotgun sequence genome and harbors:
- the ST3GAL1 gene encoding CMP-N-acetylneuraminate-beta-galactosamide-alpha-2,3-sialyltransferase 1 isoform X1, whose translation is MPLKPCVQHLASKTGILPPSKMSPPPRFSYKGGRAKMPQTWPPKGVPLSEAPVSGRLGGGPCLGPGAKRSPCSGPRCSLRIREALGGGRGPGRGGRSAPRNRARFGPQQRPSAPRSSPPLPNPTSGPAPLEEVGGSAQSPAGGSAPSRCCAPDSGCSGHRHVLSVGAGRLLPGLTPRASGPPGHSSLSLASLWAAAWARCVTELSPQSASRGGRPVPALPPASPRLGLRRAGCGPRGSGGSPERAESRAAPGWEGAGGAESRGAEGGRGAEEGEGLRGGGARPAPARPGSRPRAAWEGGSSPAGPPPPPVTPGGRCSRGRSHPHPASPLPRLQPPPAELHYARQFRHFAKTKTRGRRKRRTRRKRRRRERRKRLCELGRRRGFGIPSLDSPPNPLLPKPRKLQRVPGRDEDTEARRG
- the ST3GAL1 gene encoding CMP-N-acetylneuraminate-beta-galactosamide-alpha-2,3-sialyltransferase 1 isoform X2; the protein is MPLKPCVQHLASKTGILPPSKMSPPPRFSYKGGRAKMPQTWPPKGVPLSEAPVSGRLGGGPCLGPGAKRSPCSGPRCSLRIREALGGGRGPGRGGRSAPRNRARFGPQQRPSAPRSSPPLPNPTSGPAPLEEVGGSAQSPAGGSAPSRCCAPDSGCSGHRHVLSVGAGRLLPGLTPRASGPPGHSSLSLASLWAAAWARCVTELSPQSASRGGRPVPALPPASPRLGLRRAGCGPRGSGGSPERAESRAAPGWEGAGGAESRGAEGGRGAEEGEGLRGGGARPAPARPGSRPRAAWEGGSSPAGPPPPPVTPGGRCSRGRSHPHPASPLPRLQPPPAELHYARQFRHFAKTKTRGRRKRRTRRKRRRRERRKRLCELGRRRGFGIPSLDSPPNPLLPKPRKLQRVPGREPVPGSPPP